In the Arachis ipaensis cultivar K30076 chromosome B10, Araip1.1, whole genome shotgun sequence genome, one interval contains:
- the LOC107619875 gene encoding uncharacterized protein LOC107619875 isoform X2, with product MVGIKRDTVQMRKAEKKIAKGKKGKERFDEIDDEETRVVPWPKLIRIRGPMTLVSRRISCRMEKLENKKACVREEGLSAFIKIFHDGDQEENEEVLDSILENYFLTYLDQMLNCLKKGLTKEKQLASQALGLLAIYVVETENADEIYRYTTSLVTELLRVPNKLLEPCGFIALIECLAIVTFFCASNTVEIQAAMQVIWEYICPKSKAHKNQVSATTLSTLIYSWMFLLTRVYRLEIIFAWQGVISWFLTLLKEDATCVAAGEALALIFEYDKVDRFFVKTEELLSESYDGLRKYIKNIILKQLESTSMEAKTGPPLKQMFNNAARTDWDVLMYFKEDKRPKYYETFYEQKLILTSWSSITQLKFIKNFLGEEEFSNYLMENEVIQELFAFEPYYEEEETPTLYEPTFEKIETRVYLPGTRGKDPELLTKSQIKKEREQTKSIIDKSKTKLMNKRRTFAEERKGKGYFEEVVSAVSLFGLLS from the exons ATGGTGGGGATCAAGAGAGATACTGTGCAGATGAGGAAAGCTGAGAAAAAAATTGCAAAGGGAAAGAAAG GCAAAGAAAGATTCGATGAAATTGATGATGAAGAAACTCGTGTGGTACCATGGCCTAAGCTTATTAGAATTCGTGGTCCAATGACACTTGTCTCACGTCGCATTTCATGTCGCAtggaaaaattagaaaataaaaa GGCTTGTGTTAGAGAGGAAGGATTATCGGCTTTTATTAAAATCTTTCACGACGGAGatcaagaagaaaatgaagaagttCTAGACAGTATTTTGGAAAACTA CTTCCTCACTTACTTGGACCAAATGTTAAATTGCCTTAAAAAAGGTTTGACTAAAGAGAAACAATTGGCTTCTCAAGCTCTTG GGTTATTGGCAATATATGTTGTTGAGACTGAGAATGCAGATGAAATATACAGATACACAACTTCTCTAGTTACTGAACTGCTTCGAGTTCCCAACAAG CTTTTGGAACCATGTGGCTTTATTGCGCTTATAGAGTGTTTGGCCATAGTCAC atttttctgtgCAAGCAATACAGTGGAAATTCAAGCAGCCATGCAAGTGATTTGGGAATATATTTGTCCTAAATCCAAG gcaCATAAAAACCAAGTCTCTGCTACTACTCTATCAACATTAATTTATAGTTGGATGTTTTTACTTACAAGAGTATATAGGTTGGAAATCATCTTCGCTTGGCAAGG GGTAATTTCTTGGTTCTTGACATTACTCAAAGAAGATGCAACTTGCGTTGCTGCTGGTGAAGCATTAGCTTTGATATTTGAGTATGATAAAGTTGACAGATTTTTTGTTAAAACTGAAGAATTATTATCAGAGTCTTATGATGGATTaagaaaatacattaaaaacatCATTTTGAAGCAACTAGAGAGTACTTCAATGGAAGCTAAAACTGGACCTCCTCTGAAACAAATGTTCAACAATGCTGCTAGAACCGACTGGGACGTCTTAATGTACTTTAAGGAAGATAAACGTCCAAAATATTATGAAACATTTTATGAACAAAAATTAATTCTAACATCATGGTCTTCAATTACACAG CTCAAATTCATCAAGAATTTTCTGGGAGAAGAAGAATTTTCAAATTATTTGATG GAAAACGAagtcattcaagaattatttgcATTTGAACCTTATTATGAAGAGGAAGAAACTCCAACCCTATATGAACCTACCTTTGAAAAG ATTGAAACAAGGGTATATCTCCCTGGTACTCGAGGGAAAGATCCTGAACTATTAACAAAAAGTCAAATAAAGAAAGAGCGAGAACAG ACAAAGTCAATTATTGATAAATCGAAGACCAAACTTATGAATAAAAGGCGCACATTTGCAGAg GAGAGAAAAGGCAAGGGATATTTCGAAGAGGTTGTGAGTGCAGTATCTCTGTTTGGACTactttcttag
- the LOC107619875 gene encoding interferon-related developmental regulator 2 isoform X1: MVGIKRDTVQMRKAEKKIAKGKKGKERFDEIDDEETRVVPWPKLIRIRGPMTLVSRRISCRMEKLENKKACVREEGLSAFIKIFHDGDQEENEEVLDSILENYFLTYLDQMLNCLKKGLTKEKQLASQALGLLAIYVVETENADEIYRYTTSLVTELLRVPNKLLEPCGFIALIECLAIVTFFCASNTVEIQAAMQVIWEYICPKSKVGAHKNQVSATTLSTLIYSWMFLLTRVYRLEIIFAWQGVISWFLTLLKEDATCVAAGEALALIFEYDKVDRFFVKTEELLSESYDGLRKYIKNIILKQLESTSMEAKTGPPLKQMFNNAARTDWDVLMYFKEDKRPKYYETFYEQKLILTSWSSITQLKFIKNFLGEEEFSNYLMENEVIQELFAFEPYYEEEETPTLYEPTFEKIETRVYLPGTRGKDPELLTKSQIKKEREQTKSIIDKSKTKLMNKRRTFAEERKGKGYFEEVVSAVSLFGLLS, encoded by the exons ATGGTGGGGATCAAGAGAGATACTGTGCAGATGAGGAAAGCTGAGAAAAAAATTGCAAAGGGAAAGAAAG GCAAAGAAAGATTCGATGAAATTGATGATGAAGAAACTCGTGTGGTACCATGGCCTAAGCTTATTAGAATTCGTGGTCCAATGACACTTGTCTCACGTCGCATTTCATGTCGCAtggaaaaattagaaaataaaaa GGCTTGTGTTAGAGAGGAAGGATTATCGGCTTTTATTAAAATCTTTCACGACGGAGatcaagaagaaaatgaagaagttCTAGACAGTATTTTGGAAAACTA CTTCCTCACTTACTTGGACCAAATGTTAAATTGCCTTAAAAAAGGTTTGACTAAAGAGAAACAATTGGCTTCTCAAGCTCTTG GGTTATTGGCAATATATGTTGTTGAGACTGAGAATGCAGATGAAATATACAGATACACAACTTCTCTAGTTACTGAACTGCTTCGAGTTCCCAACAAG CTTTTGGAACCATGTGGCTTTATTGCGCTTATAGAGTGTTTGGCCATAGTCAC atttttctgtgCAAGCAATACAGTGGAAATTCAAGCAGCCATGCAAGTGATTTGGGAATATATTTGTCCTAAATCCAAGGTTGGT gcaCATAAAAACCAAGTCTCTGCTACTACTCTATCAACATTAATTTATAGTTGGATGTTTTTACTTACAAGAGTATATAGGTTGGAAATCATCTTCGCTTGGCAAGG GGTAATTTCTTGGTTCTTGACATTACTCAAAGAAGATGCAACTTGCGTTGCTGCTGGTGAAGCATTAGCTTTGATATTTGAGTATGATAAAGTTGACAGATTTTTTGTTAAAACTGAAGAATTATTATCAGAGTCTTATGATGGATTaagaaaatacattaaaaacatCATTTTGAAGCAACTAGAGAGTACTTCAATGGAAGCTAAAACTGGACCTCCTCTGAAACAAATGTTCAACAATGCTGCTAGAACCGACTGGGACGTCTTAATGTACTTTAAGGAAGATAAACGTCCAAAATATTATGAAACATTTTATGAACAAAAATTAATTCTAACATCATGGTCTTCAATTACACAG CTCAAATTCATCAAGAATTTTCTGGGAGAAGAAGAATTTTCAAATTATTTGATG GAAAACGAagtcattcaagaattatttgcATTTGAACCTTATTATGAAGAGGAAGAAACTCCAACCCTATATGAACCTACCTTTGAAAAG ATTGAAACAAGGGTATATCTCCCTGGTACTCGAGGGAAAGATCCTGAACTATTAACAAAAAGTCAAATAAAGAAAGAGCGAGAACAG ACAAAGTCAATTATTGATAAATCGAAGACCAAACTTATGAATAAAAGGCGCACATTTGCAGAg GAGAGAAAAGGCAAGGGATATTTCGAAGAGGTTGTGAGTGCAGTATCTCTGTTTGGACTactttcttag
- the LOC110268321 gene encoding uncharacterized protein LOC110268321 encodes MVGIKRDSVQTRKAAKKIGKGKKGKERFDEIDDEETRVVPWPKLLISRGPTTIVSRRISCRMEKLENKKACVREEGLSAFIKIFHDGDQEENEEVLDSILENYFLTYLDQMLNCLKKGLTKEKQLASQALGLLAIYVVETENADEIYRYTTSLVTELLRVPNKVF; translated from the exons ATGGTGGGGATCAAGAGAGATAGTGTGCAGACGAGGAAAGCTGCGAAAAAAATTGGAAAGGGAAAGAAAG GCAAAGAAAGATTCGATGAAATTGATGATGAAGAAACTCGTGTGGTACCATGGCCTAAGCTTCTTATATCTCGTGGTCCAACCACAATTGTCTCACGTCGCATCTCTTGTCGCAtggaaaaattagaaaataaaaa GGCTTGTGTTAGAGAGGAAGGATTATCGGCTTTTATTAAAATCTTTCACGACGGAGatcaagaagaaaatgaagaagttCTAGACAGTATTTTGGAAAACTA CTTCCTCACTTACTTGGACCAAATGTTAAATTGCCTTAAAAAAGGTTTGACTAAAGAGAAACAATTGGCTTCTCAAGCTCTTG GGTTATTGGCAATATATGTTGTTGAGACTGAGAATGCAGATGAAATATACAGATACACAACTTCTCTAGTTACTGAACTGCTTCGAGTTCCCAACAAGGTATTTTAA
- the LOC110268320 gene encoding uncharacterized protein LOC110268320 — MFLLTRVYRLEIIFCWQGVISWFLTLLKEDATCVAAGEALALIFEYDKVDRFFVKTEELLSESYDGLRKYIKNIILKQLESTSMEAKTAPPLKQMFNNAARTDWDVLMYFKEDKRPKYYETFYEQKLILTSWSSITQLKFIKNFLGEEEFSNYLMENEVIQELFAFEPYYEEEETPTLYEPTFEKIEAKVYLPGTRGKDPELLTKSQIKKEREQTKSIIDKSKTKLMNKKRTFAEERKGKGYFEEVESAVSLFGLLS; from the exons ATGTTTTTACTTACAAGAGTATATAGGTTGGAAATCATCTTCTGTTGGCAAGG GGTAATTTCTTGGTTCTTGACATTACTCAAAGAAGATGCAACTTGCGTTGCTGCTGGTGAAGCATTAGCTTTGATATTTGAGTATGACAAAGTTGACAGATTTTTTGTTAAAACTGAAGAATTATTATCAGAGTCTTATGATGGATTaagaaaatacattaaaaacatCATTTTGAAGCAACTAGAGAGTACTTCAATGGAAGCTAAAACTGCACCTCCTCTGAAACAAATGTTCAACAATGCTGCTAGAACCGACTGGGACGTCTTAATGTACTTTAAAGAAGATAAACGTCCAAAATATTATGAAACATTTTATGAACAAAAATTAATTCTAACATCATGGTCTTCAATTACACAG CTCAAATTCATCAAGAATTTTCTGGGAGAGGAAGAATTTTCAAATTATTTGATG GAAAACGAagtcattcaagaattatttgcATTTGAACCTTATTATGAAGAGGAAGAAACTCCAACCCTATATGAACCTACCTTTGAAAAG ATTGAGGCAAAGGTATATCTCCCTGGTACTCGAGGGAAAGATCCTGAACTATTAACAAAAAGTCAAATAAAGAAAGAGCGAGAACAG ACAAAGTCAATTATTGATAAATCAAAGACCAAACTTATGAACAAAAAGCGCACATTTGCAGAg GAGAGAAAAGGCAAGGGATATTTCGAAGAGGTTGAGAGTGCAGTATCTCTTTTTGGACTactttcttag
- the LOC107621852 gene encoding uncharacterized protein LOC107621852, with the protein MEAKTAPPLKQMFNNAARTDWDVLMYFKEDKRPKYYETFYEQKLILTSWSSITQLKFIKNFLGEEEFSNYLMENEVIQELFAFEPYYEEEETPTLYEPTFEKIEAKVYLLGTRGKDPELLTKSQMKKEREQTKSIIDKSKTKLMNKKRTFAEERKGKGYFEEVESAVSLFGLLS; encoded by the exons ATGGAAGCTAAAACTGCACCTCCTCTGAAACAAATGTTCAACAATGCTGCTAGAACCGACTGGGACGTCTTAATGTACTTTAAGGAAGATAAACGTCCAAAATATTATGAAACATTTTATGAACAAAAATTAATTCTAACATCATGGTCTTCAATTACACAG CTCAAATTCATCAAGAATTTTCTGGGAGAAGAAGAATTTTCAAATTATTTGATG GAAAACGAagtcattcaagaattatttgcATTTGAACCTTATTATGAAGAGGAAGAAACTCCAACCCTATATGAACCTACCTTTGAAAAG ATTGAGGCAAAGGTATATCTCCTTGGTACTCGAGGGAAAGATCCTGAACTATTAACAAAAAGTCAAATGAAGAAAGAGCGAGAACAG ACAAAGTCAATTATTGATAAATCAAAGACCAAACTTATGAACAAAAAGCGCACATTTGCAGAg GAGAGAAAAGGCAAGGGATATTTCGAAGAGGTTGAGAGTGCAGTATCTCTTTTTGGACTactttcttag
- the LOC107622460 gene encoding HMG1/2-like protein (The sequence of the model RefSeq protein was modified relative to this genomic sequence to represent the inferred CDS: added 41 bases not found in genome assembly), translating into MPKVKADAKAADNRLKRKGAGTGRKQAKKAKDPNKPKRPPSAFFVFMSEFREQYKKEHPNNKSVAVVGKAGGDRWKSMSDADKAPYQAKAEKKKEEYERTMQAYNKKQESKGASEEDESDKSKSEVNDDDDDEDDDDDE; encoded by the exons GTTGAAGCGCAAGGGCGCTGGAACGGGAAGGAAGCAGGCTAAGAAAGCTAAGGATCCTAACAAGCCTAAGAGGCCTCCCAGCGCTTTCTTCGTTTTCAT GTCTGAGTTCAGAGAACAGTACAAGAAGGAGCACCCAAACAACAAATCCGTTGCAGTT GTTGGCAAGGCTGGTGGTGACAGGTGGAAATCAATGTCTGATGCT GATAAAGCTCCCTACCAGGCTAAGgcagagaaaaagaaagaggagtATGAAAGGACTATGCAAGCCTACAACAAAAAACAG GAGAGTAAGGGTGCTTCTGAGGAAGATGAATCTGACAAGTCAAAGTCTGAagtaaatgatgatgatgatgatgag gatgatgatgatgatgagtga